The proteins below are encoded in one region of Paenibacillus sp. YYML68:
- a CDS encoding GNAT family N-acetyltransferase has translation MDYHRITHIEDPYFRQMHELMKRVFPKEEVLAYELWAEPLQDPSIRVFVAVLEGEVVGATEYRYYPDMEIAMTDFTIIGRDGLGIGPFLASRRMADLREVARTAGRRLDGMLAEIYNPEETGELAFGGVKSMNPYVRREVLAHLGYRKLELDYVHPSWQIDGEAVHGLDLCYMPIDGEAAQTNEVPASLIATFLETYYAVLEAKPKEWYEMVEQLRGQDKLRLLAI, from the coding sequence GTGGACTATCATCGTATTACTCATATTGAGGACCCGTATTTTCGCCAAATGCATGAGCTGATGAAGCGTGTATTTCCGAAGGAGGAGGTGCTCGCTTATGAGCTGTGGGCAGAGCCGCTTCAGGACCCAAGCATTCGCGTGTTCGTGGCTGTGCTGGAGGGTGAGGTCGTCGGCGCGACCGAATACCGATACTATCCGGATATGGAGATCGCGATGACGGACTTCACCATTATAGGTCGAGACGGTCTCGGCATCGGCCCATTCCTCGCTAGTCGGCGTATGGCGGACCTGCGCGAGGTGGCGCGTACGGCTGGACGGCGTCTGGATGGGATGCTCGCGGAGATCTACAACCCGGAGGAGACGGGCGAGCTTGCCTTCGGCGGCGTGAAGTCGATGAATCCGTATGTGCGCAGAGAGGTGCTGGCTCATCTCGGGTACCGGAAGCTGGAGCTCGATTACGTGCATCCATCGTGGCAAATTGACGGTGAAGCGGTGCACGGTCTCGACCTGTGCTACATGCCAATCGACGGGGAGGCCGCACAGACGAATGAGGTGCCAGCGAGCCTGATCGCGACCTTCCTCGAGACGTACTACGCGGTGCTGGAGGCGAAGCCTAAGGAATGGTACGAGATGGTCGAGCAGCTTCGCGGTCAGGACAAGCTGCGACTGCTGGCGATCTAA
- a CDS encoding erythromycin esterase family protein, giving the protein MTPQRSQPTAEAVRRLSHPFHRQEDLNVLIPSCAASRFVLLGEASHGTSEFYSVRAELTRRLISEQGFRFIAVEGDWPACFEVNRYVKGLPGAATTAKDALLQAFNRWPIWMWANEETESLIEWLKFYNESQPPHLRVGFYGIDVYSLWESMEAVIAYLERTNSEHVDAAKKAFACFGPFGREAQSYGLSASIFGEGCEKEVVELLTKLRIERGRTAAAQEDALDAEMNALVALHAEHYYRTMITDDVESWNIRDRHMTEAVLRIADYYGHGAKGLVWEHNTHIGDARATDMAADGMVNVGQLLREQTPEGSVYAVGFGTHRGTVMAAYGWGETPSVMEVPPARDGSREELLHQLGSGNRIILFDAESENGPLQEPIGHRAIGVVYHPQNERGNYVPSRMPTRYNAFVYIEETKAVRPLAAVYALV; this is encoded by the coding sequence ATGACCCCTCAACGATCGCAACCCACCGCCGAGGCGGTGCGCCGACTATCTCATCCGTTCCATCGCCAAGAAGACCTCAATGTGCTCATACCAAGCTGTGCAGCGTCCCGCTTCGTCCTGCTAGGCGAAGCCTCGCATGGCACCTCGGAGTTCTACTCCGTCCGCGCCGAGCTCACACGCCGTCTCATCAGCGAGCAGGGCTTCCGCTTCATCGCCGTGGAGGGCGATTGGCCGGCCTGCTTCGAGGTGAACCGCTATGTGAAGGGACTGCCCGGCGCCGCCACCACGGCCAAGGATGCGCTGCTGCAGGCATTCAACCGATGGCCGATCTGGATGTGGGCCAACGAGGAGACCGAGTCGCTCATCGAGTGGCTGAAATTCTACAACGAGTCGCAACCGCCACACCTTCGGGTAGGCTTCTACGGCATCGACGTATACAGCCTATGGGAATCGATGGAGGCCGTAATTGCATACCTGGAGCGCACCAATTCCGAGCATGTGGATGCCGCGAAAAAGGCGTTCGCCTGCTTCGGTCCTTTCGGCCGCGAAGCGCAATCGTACGGCCTGTCGGCCTCGATCTTCGGCGAAGGCTGCGAGAAGGAGGTCGTCGAGCTGCTGACGAAGCTGCGCATCGAACGCGGTCGCACAGCGGCTGCGCAGGAGGACGCGCTGGACGCGGAGATGAACGCGCTCGTCGCCTTGCACGCCGAGCACTATTACCGGACTATGATCACAGACGACGTGGAATCGTGGAACATTCGGGATCGACATATGACAGAGGCGGTGCTACGCATTGCCGACTACTATGGCCATGGGGCCAAGGGACTCGTCTGGGAGCATAACACGCACATCGGCGATGCCCGGGCTACGGACATGGCTGCCGATGGGATGGTGAACGTCGGACAGCTGCTCCGCGAGCAGACGCCCGAGGGCAGCGTATATGCGGTCGGCTTCGGCACGCATCGCGGTACGGTCATGGCCGCTTACGGCTGGGGCGAGACGCCGAGTGTGATGGAGGTGCCGCCCGCACGGGACGGCAGCAGGGAGGAGCTGCTGCATCAGCTCGGCAGTGGCAACCGAATCATCCTGTTCGACGCCGAGAGTGAGAACGGACCGCTGCAGGAGCCCATAGGCCATCGCGCCATCGGCGTCGTGTACCATCCGCAGAACGAGCGCGGCAACTATGTCCCTTCGCGGATGCCCACCCGCTACAACGCCTTCGTCTACATCGAGGAGACGAAGGCGGTGCGCCCGCTGGCTGCCGTGTACGCGCTCGTGTAG
- a CDS encoding DnaJ family domain-containing protein: MNNRTGPASASSRDKRDKDEPSEARPAPLPREALEDRDILLAHEMEKQGWVDDAYQQFVSKGGLERLPGFGKPLVVPTSDILETVLRNANVDPPWIMLRKEIGAKMELALRLMDKSAAHPELDGLLADLNKHIVELNSLAPSSTLHRTLLSRDSLRAQYERWYVR, encoded by the coding sequence GTGAACAACCGAACAGGTCCCGCCTCTGCAAGCAGTCGTGACAAGCGCGACAAGGACGAGCCGTCCGAGGCGCGTCCTGCACCGCTTCCGCGCGAAGCGCTGGAGGATCGGGACATATTGCTTGCGCATGAGATGGAGAAGCAAGGCTGGGTGGACGACGCCTACCAGCAGTTCGTCAGCAAGGGCGGACTCGAGCGTCTGCCCGGCTTCGGCAAGCCGCTCGTCGTTCCGACGAGTGACATTCTGGAGACGGTGCTGCGCAATGCGAACGTCGATCCGCCCTGGATCATGCTGCGCAAGGAGATCGGCGCGAAGATGGAGCTCGCGCTTCGCCTCATGGATAAGTCCGCAGCGCATCCCGAGCTCGACGGACTGCTGGCCGACCTGAACAAGCATATCGTCGAGCTTAACAGCCTCGCTCCTAGCAGCACGCTGCACCGTACGCTGCTCAGCCGTGACAGCCTCCGGGCGCAGTACGAGCGCTGGTACGTGCGTTAA
- a CDS encoding nitroreductase family protein produces MNEQKEAVFTAEEFLVSRRSVRQYEKGHVLSDEELNELLELASRAPSSWNLQHWRYFVIRDQANKERLLPIAYGQQQVVDASAVVVVLGDLEANKVAPDVFAEAEPRIRDMMIQQIEGAYANNPALARDEAVRNGSLAAMQLMLAARAKGYDTVPMGGYDQNAFVREFKVPERYIPVVMIPIGKAAQPGRETGRLPLAHQVFHESF; encoded by the coding sequence ATGAATGAGCAAAAAGAAGCCGTATTTACAGCTGAGGAGTTTTTGGTATCGCGTCGATCGGTTCGTCAATATGAAAAGGGGCACGTGCTGTCGGATGAAGAGCTGAATGAGCTGCTCGAGCTGGCCTCGCGCGCGCCGTCCTCATGGAACCTGCAGCATTGGCGTTACTTCGTTATTCGCGATCAGGCGAATAAGGAGCGTCTTCTGCCGATTGCTTACGGACAGCAGCAGGTAGTGGATGCATCCGCCGTTGTCGTCGTGCTCGGCGATCTCGAGGCGAATAAGGTCGCGCCTGACGTGTTCGCTGAAGCAGAGCCGCGCATTCGCGATATGATGATTCAGCAGATTGAGGGCGCTTATGCGAATAACCCAGCTCTCGCTCGCGACGAAGCGGTGCGCAACGGCTCGCTAGCCGCTATGCAGCTGATGCTGGCCGCAAGAGCGAAGGGCTATGATACGGTGCCGATGGGCGGATACGACCAGAACGCATTCGTACGCGAGTTCAAGGTGCCGGAGCGCTACATTCCGGTCGTCATGATCCCGATTGGCAAGGCTGCTCAGCCTGGTCGTGAGACAGGACGTTTGCCGCTGGCGCATCAGGTGTTTCACGAGAGCTTCTAA
- the yhfH gene encoding protein YhfH, with protein MMRTSEFYEQLPTRRCDTCSEPLEEMADCHSCTCTKCRGVTFYPLSPLQPSLPLMHQQPSA; from the coding sequence ATGATGCGCACATCCGAGTTCTATGAGCAGCTGCCCACTAGGCGCTGCGATACGTGCAGCGAGCCGCTCGAGGAAATGGCAGACTGCCATAGCTGCACCTGTACCAAATGCCGCGGAGTCACGTTCTACCCACTCAGTCCCTTACAGCCTTCCTTGCCTCTTATGCACCAGCAGCCGTCCGCCTAG